The proteins below are encoded in one region of Rhinolophus sinicus isolate RSC01 linkage group LG07, ASM3656204v1, whole genome shotgun sequence:
- the GPRIN2 gene encoding G protein-regulated inducer of neurite outgrowth 2: MTTSHPEPGAQAPLSPRSQPLSRSSSSLLGEGRGQRPELRKSASSTVWQAQSGEASTSPQAPEEAGHQAESTEQTWAPSPQPRPSAVGHWRSSTVGNVSTVGGGDLCRLRTPSATAVQRSHSDLVRSTQTRGHSGARKASLSCSALGSSPVHRAQLQPSSTSRQGCQTPAGLERDLVLEDVTLDSAWTVGESQVPPLDLGSTTIHSSSPKPGPKATGQSATSSCHALPPAALLCGMEEVGTGGYCHALPAPGILAFPKLVASVSESGLQAQHGMKFQCRLSGALSGHSHCCAHPWGPTGLAMETGARTKDVCTMTSASDLAPVLASPLSAQDAGVQVAPMAVCKAVATSPPLEAPMALHTFPEVTLGSSLEEEPSPVQDVRWDAEGMTWEVYGAAVDPEVLGVAIQKHLEMQFEQLKQAPASEDSLSAEGRRGPLRAVMQSLRHPSCCGCSSAAPE, encoded by the coding sequence ATGACCACCAGCCACCCTGAGCCGGGTGCCCAGGCACCGCTGAGCCCCCGCTCACAGCCCCTGTCCCGGAGCTCTTCCAGCCTCCTGGGTGAAGGCAGGGGACAGAGGCCAGAGCTCCGAAAGAGTGCCAGCAGCACTGTATGGCAGGCCCAGTCGGGTGAGGCCAGCACCAGTCCCCAGGCCCCAGAGGAAGCGGGGCACCAGGCTGAGAGCACGGAGCAGACAtgggcccccagcccccagccacgGCCCAGTGCTGTGGGCCACTGGCGGAGCAGCACTGTGGGCAACGTGTCTACCGTGGGTGGTGGTGACCTGTGTCGCCTGCGAACCCCCAGTGCCACTGCTGTACAGAGGAGCCACTCGGACCTGGTCCGTAGCACCCAGACCCGGGGCCACAGTGGTGCTCGGAAGGCCAGCCTCAGCTGCTCAGCTCTCGGCAGCTCACCAGTCCACAGGGCTCAGCTGCAGCCCAGCAGTACTTCTAGACAGGGATGTCAGACCCCTGCAGGTCTGGAACGGGATCTGGTTCTGGAGGATGTGACTTTGGACTCAGCCTGGACAGTGGGAGAGAGTCAGGTGCCACCACTGGACCTGGGCAGCACAACCATCCACAGCAGCAGTCCGAAGCCTGGGCCCAAAGCCACTGGGCAGTCGGCTACCTCCTCCTGCCATGCTCTGCCCCCAGCAGCTCTACTCTGTGGCATGGAGGAGGTGGGGACAGGTGGCTACTGCCatgccctgcctgccccagggaTCCTCGCCTTTCCCAAACTGGTGGCATCAGTGAGTGAGTCTGGGCTACAGGCTCAGCATGGGATGAAGTTCCAGTGTAGGTTGTCTGGGGCACTTTCTGGGCATTCCCACTGCTGTGCCCACCCTTGGGGTCCCACTGGGTTAGCTATGGAGACTGGCGCCAGGACCAAGGATGTGTGTACCATGACATCAGCCAGTGACTTGGCCCCTGTGTTGGCATCCCCTCTGTCAGCCCAGGATGCTGGTGTACAGGTGGCCCCTATGGCAGTGTGCAAGGCTGTGGCCACCAGCCCGCCCCTGGAAGCCCCTATGGCCCTGCATACATTCCCAGAGGTAACTCTGGGATCCAGCCTGGAGGAGGAGCCGTCCCCTGTGCAGGATGTTCGATGGGATGCTGAGGGCATGACCTGGGAGGTGTATGGAGCTGCTGTGGACCCTGAGGTGCTCGGCGTGGCCATCCAGAAGCACCTGGAGATGCAGTTTGAGCAGCTGAAACAAGCGCCTGCCAGCGAGGACAGCCTGTCTGCCGAGGGCAGGAGGGGGCCGCTTCGAGCTGTCATGCAGTCTCTGCGGCATCCCAGCTGCTGTGGCTGTTCCAGTGCAGCCCCCGAGTGA